Genomic segment of Chloroflexota bacterium:
ACCAATGGGTTCGGGATGCGTGCCCCCAAAACCAGGATTCATTTCGCCGCGAATTTCATGCACTTCACAGCCGGTACCCTTGAGAATACCCCGAATAACTTCACGTCCCGATCCATGCATCGAATCGACAACAACACGCGGGGGGCGATCGGCAATTTTGTTGAAATCAATCAATGTACGCAAATGATCGTAATAGGCTGGGATCGGATTGAAACGCTCAATCAGGCCCAGTTTGCGCGCCTGATCCCAATCCATCATATTGGGGCCTCGGCTGCGCTCTTCGTTATCGTTCAGATAAACTTCCACCCGGCGCGATTGTTCAGGCTGTGCCGAGCCGCCATACGCGGCCTTGAGCTTGATGCCGTTATAACGCGGCGCATTATGCGAAGCGGTAATCACCACTCCCGCCGCCGCGCCCAGATGCCGCACAGCGTAAGAAATCGCCGGAGTAGGCGCATCGGACTGTGAGAGAAAAACGGTGTAACCATTGGCAGCTAATACACGCGCCACATCGGCTGCGTAACGATCGGAGAGAAAGCGGGTATCGAAACCCACAACCATCTTATGCGGATCAATACTGCGCCCTGAAGGGTTGTGCGTATGCCAGTCGCCAGAATTAATCGCATCGGCGATGGCCTGTGTTACCAGGCGCAGGTTGTGAAAGGTAAAAGTATCTGAGATGACGGCTCGCCAGCCATCGGTGCCAAAGTGAATGGGCATAAGTCTTGCTCCTGTAATGATATAGTTGTAGCGGAGATTTTATCATCAAATCTCCGCTACAACGGCAAAGACTTATCCCCACAGGGCAGAGTATTTGCGCACAGCCTATGTTAAAATGGATACAGCATCCGACAGAATCCAAAGAAAGGGATATGCTCAAAGAACTGCGTTTGTACAAATAAAAGATTATGCAGCCAGAAAACGAAAAACGAATCAATTTTTTAAAACAAGTTCTCATCTTTAACGAATTCAGCGACGAAGAACTCGCCGAAGTTGTGGAGCGGTTGAAAGACCAGCAAGTGAACGCCGGGGCAATTATCTTTCACGAAGGGGATGTGCCCGACGCGATGTATATTATTTATGGCGGAAAAATGGAGATTACCCGCCAGGACGAAGATGGAACGGAAGTGTTTCTGGCGCTCGTTGACGACGGTGATACCTTCGGCGCAGATGGTTTGCTCAACAACCAACCCCGTTCAGCAATGATTAAAGCCCTTGAAGATACCGATTTGCTCTACCTGGACACAGATGATTTTAACTGGCTAATCACGACATACCCAAGTGTCAAAGCGTATTTACTGGCATTTACCAATACCTACAAATTTCGTGACCAATTAAAAATTAGTTGGCTTGGCAACGGCGAAGTACTAAACCTAGTACAGCGTCGCCATGTCATCCGGCTGATTGGCGAATTTTTCTTTATCTGGTTCTTTATCTCAATTGCCTTACTGGTTGTCATTGTAATTGGCGTATTATTCAATAAAACACCTATTATTTGGGTCAGTGCCGGGGTGATTGGAGGGGTGATCTTATTGGCTGGGCTGGCAGGGAGCTTATGGGCATTTCTGGAGTGGAAAAATGACTACTTCTTTGTCACCAATGTGCGCGTCGTCTGGCGCGAGCGCATTTTACTGCGCAGTTCCAGCCGACAAGAAGTACCCTTGCGCACCATCCAATCGCTTGGCGTGCAAACCGGCAATGTGCTGGCACGCGCCATCCATGTGGGCGATTTGGTCATCAAAACCTTCAACAGCGAGATGCGCCTGACCGAGGTTCATAACCCTGAGCGTATGAGAAATATGATTAGCGCCTTTCTAAGCAAAACAAAGGCCATTTCAAAACAGGCTGAAATTAACGCCATACGCCAAACTGTGCGCCGACGCTTAGGTTACGAAACCGAAATCATCGAACCCGAACTTCCCGAAGATGTGCCTGCAGCTACCGATCGGGCCAGGACAGGATTTTGGATTTTCAGAGCGCGCACTGTAGAGGGTGACACAATTACCTACAATAAACACTGGTCTGTTTTTTTGGTGCGCGCCTGGCTACCTACCACGCTGCTTTTTTTCAGCAGCATTATCACAATATGGATGATCCGTTTTATGCTTAGCAATCAAATTTTTCTGATTCTCGGTATTGTGCCCCTGGGTATCTTTTTTTGGTGGCTGTATGAATATGCCGACTGGAAAAATGATATTTACCGCCTCACGCGCGATCGCATTATTGATCGTGAAAAAAGCCCTCTGGGGCAAGAATCGTTCCGCTCGGCGCCCATCAAAAACATCCAGAGCGTTGGACACGCTATTCCCAACACCATCGGGTTGATCCTGAATGTTGGCAATGTTAAAATCAATGTTGGCGATCAAACGCTGACTTTTGAAGGTGTTCACAACCCGGCGCTGGTGCATCAAGATATTTCGCAGCGTATGGAAGAAGGTATTGCCAAAGCCGAGCAAGAGCGTATCGCAGCCGAACACGAACGCATGGCAACCTGGCTCGAGATTTACCACAAACAGGTTGATGGAAGCCAGTCTGCAGACCATGAACCCGATTTGTTTTAGATCGGGTAAAATTGCAGTATCCACCCCCTAAAACAGAACCAACTCGCGAGCGAGTCCGAAAACCTACACATCATTATGGCACTCCTAAATATTATTACCAATCCCGATCCCATTCTGCGCGGAAAAGCGAAAAAAATCACTCAATTTGACGATAATCTGCAAAAATTGATTGACGATATGATTGAGACGATGCGGGACGCGCCCGGTGTGGGGTTGGCAGCCCCGCAGGTGAATCGATCCCAGCGGATTTTCGTGGCCGAATTTGGCGATGAAAACGATGAAGAGGCCCCGCCCGAAGTGTATGTATTTATCAACCCCAAAATTGTCTACGCCTCGAGCGAGATGGATACCGGTGTGGAAGGTTGCCTCTCGATCCCTGGGAAATTGGGCGAAGTGATGCGCCCGATTGATGCCACACTGGAGGGCCTCGACCGGTATGGCGAACCTCAGCGTATTGAAGCCAAAGGCTGGCTGGCGCGCATTTTCCAGCACGAAACCGATCATCTCAATGGTGTTTTATTCACTGACCACGCGCTGAGTGTTTGGGATCAGGAATTGCCTGAAATCGAATAAAATCAGCCCCCAAGGATTTTATAAACCCCATGGGGGCTGTCGCTATTTATGTATCTAACCCATCTCTCTTTATCCAACTTTCGAAATTATATTCGCCTGGACACATCCATGCCGCAAGGTACACTGGTTGTTGTGGGCGATAATGCTCAGGGGAAAACCAGCCTGCTTGAAGCAATTTATTATCTGGCAACTTTCACATCCTTTCAGGCCGGGCAAAACCGCGAATTGATAAATTTTCTGGCCCCACAAGCGGAGCTGCTTGTGGGGCGCATTGTCGCCGAATATCGCCGCGGGCCGAAAAATCATCGTCTGGAAGTGCGTATTATTCAGGAAAACCAGGGGTTCAATGGGGTGCGCGTGCGCCGCGAGGCGTTGTTAGATGGTACAAAAAAGAAAATTAGCGAATTGGTGGGGCATTTCAATGCCGTCTTATTTTTGCCCCGCATGATGAGCATTATCGATGGCACACCCGCCGAGCGGCGGCGCTATCTGGATTTGGCAATTTCGCAAACCAATGCGCATTACACGGCTTCGCTTTCAGCCTACAACAAAGCCCTCAGCCAGCGCAACGCCCTGTTAAAAACACTCGGCGAGCGCGGCGGCGACCCTGAACAACTCGCTTTTTGGGATGAACAAATCATTCAAGCAGGGGCGTTTCTCATCCGGGCGCGCATCCAGGCGATTGCTGAAATCGAGGAGCAGGCG
This window contains:
- a CDS encoding phosphoglucomutase/phosphomannomutase family protein — protein: MPIHFGTDGWRAVISDTFTFHNLRLVTQAIADAINSGDWHTHNPSGRSIDPHKMVVGFDTRFLSDRYAADVARVLAANGYTVFLSQSDAPTPAISYAVRHLGAAAGVVITASHNAPRYNGIKLKAAYGGSAQPEQSRRVEVYLNDNEERSRGPNMMDWDQARKLGLIERFNPIPAYYDHLRTLIDFNKIADRPPRVVVDSMHGSGREVIRGILKGTGCEVHEIRGEMNPGFGGTHPEPIGRHLGGLAGAISTGIGDLGLATDGDADRLGAMDGRGKFVDPHKIMALALRYLVEERGWSGPVVRTVSTTRMIDRLAERYNLPVYETPVGFNHIADYML
- a CDS encoding cyclic nucleotide-binding domain-containing protein codes for the protein MQPENEKRINFLKQVLIFNEFSDEELAEVVERLKDQQVNAGAIIFHEGDVPDAMYIIYGGKMEITRQDEDGTEVFLALVDDGDTFGADGLLNNQPRSAMIKALEDTDLLYLDTDDFNWLITTYPSVKAYLLAFTNTYKFRDQLKISWLGNGEVLNLVQRRHVIRLIGEFFFIWFFISIALLVVIVIGVLFNKTPIIWVSAGVIGGVILLAGLAGSLWAFLEWKNDYFFVTNVRVVWRERILLRSSSRQEVPLRTIQSLGVQTGNVLARAIHVGDLVIKTFNSEMRLTEVHNPERMRNMISAFLSKTKAISKQAEINAIRQTVRRRLGYETEIIEPELPEDVPAATDRARTGFWIFRARTVEGDTITYNKHWSVFLVRAWLPTTLLFFSSIITIWMIRFMLSNQIFLILGIVPLGIFFWWLYEYADWKNDIYRLTRDRIIDREKSPLGQESFRSAPIKNIQSVGHAIPNTIGLILNVGNVKINVGDQTLTFEGVHNPALVHQDISQRMEEGIAKAEQERIAAEHERMATWLEIYHKQVDGSQSADHEPDLF
- the def gene encoding peptide deformylase, giving the protein MALLNIITNPDPILRGKAKKITQFDDNLQKLIDDMIETMRDAPGVGLAAPQVNRSQRIFVAEFGDENDEEAPPEVYVFINPKIVYASSEMDTGVEGCLSIPGKLGEVMRPIDATLEGLDRYGEPQRIEAKGWLARIFQHETDHLNGVLFTDHALSVWDQELPEIE
- the recF gene encoding DNA replication/repair protein RecF, with amino-acid sequence MYLTHLSLSNFRNYIRLDTSMPQGTLVVVGDNAQGKTSLLEAIYYLATFTSFQAGQNRELINFLAPQAELLVGRIVAEYRRGPKNHRLEVRIIQENQGFNGVRVRREALLDGTKKKISELVGHFNAVLFLPRMMSIIDGTPAERRRYLDLAISQTNAHYTASLSAYNKALSQRNALLKTLGERGGDPEQLAFWDEQIIQAGAFLIRARIQAIAEIEEQAAIIHSELTRGAERLRLSYLPAYDPHQEPANQMVLNFDTPIDRSQFTREEIADGFEAALKAARRAEIARGQTTLGPHRDDVQFLANGVDLGVYGSRGQIRTGLFSLKIAEINWMKSKTGYWPVLLLDEVLAELDAQRRADLIAHLTDIKQALLTTTDVDLFGSDFLEKATVWQVENGRRIDF